From the Clarias gariepinus isolate MV-2021 ecotype Netherlands chromosome 3, CGAR_prim_01v2, whole genome shotgun sequence genome, one window contains:
- the LOC128518854 gene encoding hemoglobin subunit beta-like → MVAWTDFERTTIQDIFSKIDYESAGLQALTRCLVVYPWTQRYFSKFGNLYNAAAIAGNPNVAAHGLTVMRGLEKAVKNLDNIKGTYAELSVLHSEKLHVDPDNFRLLADCITIVVASTLGAGFTAEVQAALQKFLAVGVSALGKQYH, encoded by the exons ATGGTTGCGTGGACAGATTTCGAGCGTACTACCATCCAGGACATCTTTTCCAAGATCGATTACGAGTCTGCTGGTCTCCAGGCACTGACAAG ATGTCTGGTCGTGTACCCATGGACCCAGAGGTATTTCAGTAAATTTGGAAACCTGTATAACGCCGCTGCCATCGCAGGAAATCCCAATGTTGCTGCCCACGGCTTGACTGTAATGCGTGGTCTGGAGAAAGCTGTGAAGAACCTGGACAACATTAAGGGCACTTACGCTGAACTGAGTGTGCTGCACTCTGAAAAACTGCATGTGGATCCCGATAACTTCAGG CTGCTGGCTGACTGCATCACCATTGTAGTTGCCTCGACCCTGGGTGCTGGCTTCACAGCTGAAGTGCAGGCAGCTCTGCAGAAGTTCCTGGCTGTCGGAGTCTCCGCACTGGGAAAACAGTACCATTAA
- the LOC128518859 gene encoding hemoglobin subunit alpha-like — protein sequence MSLSAKDKDAIKAFWAKIAPKAEEIGSEALYRMLTVYPQTKIYFSHWNDLSYGSEQVRKHGKVIMSGVGEAVSKIDDLTSGLVSLSKLHAYQLRVDPANFKILSHCLLVVLAMLFPADFTPEIHVAMDKFLVALSLALSEKYR from the exons ATGAGTCTCTCTGCTAAGGATAAAGATGCCATCAAGGCCTTCTGGGCTAAGATCGCCCCAAAGGCTGAAGAAATCGGTAGTGAAGCTCTGTACAG GATGCTGACTGTTTACCCCCAGACCAAGATCTATTTTTCCCATTGGAACGACTTAAGCTACGGCTCTGAGCAAGTAAGAAAGCATGGAAAGGTTATTATGTCTGGAGTGGGAGAGGCTGTGAGCAAAATCGATGACCTGACCAGTGGGTTGGTCAGCCTGAGCAAGCTGCATGCTTACCAACTGCGTGTTGACCCGGCCAACTTTAag ATCCTGTCCCACTGTTTGCTTGTGGTTCTGGCCATGCTGTTCCCCGCTGACTTCACTCCTGAGATACATGTGGCTATGGATAAGTTTCTCGTTGCCTTGTCCCTGGCTCTCTCCGAGAAGTACAGATAA